The Thermonema lapsum genome window below encodes:
- a CDS encoding AI-2E family transporter: MQQSNYLQKAASGLIVFLASGYLLHIASSFFIDLATSFLLALLLNPLVAWLRRKTRMPAMLAIFLALLLVGGVMLSLLFVIALQLRDLSTNWQEISTRFISWVAHLRLYVEAHWGISQAEQERYLQVLVNNPEKKLSTLNWIASSGGQFFGGLLTSLSLIPIYTFFMLYYKERVRRFLFFVTAPARRGNLKRVLGKLQHVIFRYILGMLLVFLVVSFLDTAILLAFGMDNALLFGVLAGLLNFIPYIGTALGGLIPMSVALITQDSLWYPLGIGLCFWGVQILENNVVTPLVVGEQVSLNAFTIILVLVVGGMLWGAAGMVLAIPYAAIVKCILEELPACKAWAMLIGDEPLSAFDK; encoded by the coding sequence ATGCAACAAAGCAACTACTTACAGAAAGCAGCCTCGGGCTTAATAGTCTTCTTGGCAAGCGGTTATCTATTGCATATTGCTTCTTCGTTTTTCATAGATTTGGCTACTTCCTTTTTGTTAGCGTTATTGTTGAATCCGCTGGTAGCGTGGTTACGGCGAAAAACCCGTATGCCCGCTATGCTTGCTATCTTTTTAGCATTGCTGCTAGTGGGGGGCGTGATGCTTTCGCTGCTGTTTGTCATAGCCCTACAGCTGCGCGACCTCTCTACCAACTGGCAGGAGATAAGCACCCGTTTTATCTCATGGGTGGCACATCTGCGCCTTTATGTAGAGGCACATTGGGGCATCAGCCAAGCCGAGCAGGAGCGTTATTTGCAAGTGCTGGTGAATAATCCGGAAAAAAAACTGTCTACCTTAAATTGGATAGCCAGCAGTGGCGGGCAATTTTTTGGGGGCTTGCTGACATCCCTCTCATTGATTCCCATTTATACTTTCTTTATGCTTTACTATAAAGAGCGGGTGCGTCGCTTTTTGTTTTTTGTTACAGCCCCTGCCCGTAGAGGAAACCTGAAGCGTGTACTTGGCAAGTTGCAGCATGTGATTTTTCGTTATATTTTAGGTATGTTATTGGTATTTTTGGTAGTGTCTTTCTTGGATACCGCTATTTTACTTGCTTTTGGCATGGACAATGCCCTATTGTTTGGGGTACTGGCAGGCTTGCTCAATTTCATCCCCTACATAGGTACAGCTTTGGGGGGTTTAATTCCCATGTCAGTAGCACTCATCACCCAAGACAGCTTGTGGTATCCGCTGGGTATAGGGCTCTGTTTTTGGGGAGTACAGATTTTAGAGAATAATGTCGTTACGCCCTTGGTGGTAGGTGAACAAGTGAGCCTGAATGCCTTTACCATCATTTTGGTGTTGGTAGTAGGCGGCATGCTCTGGGGGGCAGCCGGTATGGTACTGGCTATCCCTTATGCAGCTATTGTAAAGTGCATTTTAGAGGAACTGCCTGCTTGCAAAGCATGGGCAATGCTTATTGGCGACGAGCCATTGAGCGCTTTTGATAAATAG
- a CDS encoding tetratricopeptide repeat protein, translating to MMNAEFETLVEKVYRGEADSEERVKLEMMMYKEPTLRREAVLLWGIMEGVRQIGRNDMKQRLKLLHRQEQRRSRLKRRMRLGLGLVMALFVFALGFQYYYTPNRLFEAHYKPLPTKGVAVQEVVLSPQLEEALQAYEQKAYDKAVEEFKEAREAGASIEPLQLYEAISYIETGKPEKAKSILINFQSENTYYSETAQWYLALVLLREHRPQAARQILEHLAKGQHYTSVAQELLKALSE from the coding sequence ATGATGAATGCGGAATTTGAAACTTTGGTGGAGAAGGTGTACCGTGGGGAAGCAGACAGTGAAGAACGGGTAAAGCTGGAAATGATGATGTACAAGGAGCCTACGTTGCGTCGTGAGGCAGTGTTGTTGTGGGGAATCATGGAAGGTGTCCGTCAGATAGGCAGGAACGATATGAAGCAGCGTCTCAAACTGTTGCATAGGCAGGAGCAGCGCCGCAGTCGCTTGAAAAGACGCATGCGCTTGGGTTTGGGCTTGGTGATGGCACTTTTTGTTTTTGCTTTGGGATTTCAGTATTACTACACCCCGAACCGTCTGTTTGAGGCTCATTACAAACCATTGCCCACGAAGGGGGTGGCTGTGCAGGAAGTAGTACTCTCGCCCCAGCTCGAAGAAGCGCTGCAGGCTTATGAACAAAAAGCCTATGACAAGGCAGTAGAAGAATTTAAAGAAGCACGGGAAGCAGGGGCTTCCATAGAACCCCTGCAACTGTATGAAGCCATCAGCTACATAGAAACGGGCAAGCCCGAAAAAGCCAAAAGCATATTGATTAACTTCCAATCTGAAAATACTTATTATTCCGAAACCGCACAATGGTATTTGGCACTGGTGTTGTTGCGCGAGCATCGCCCGCAGGCTGCCCGTCAAATACTCGAACACCTTGCCAAGGGGCAACACTACACTTCGGTAGCCCAGGAATTGCTGAAGGCACTGTCGGAATAA
- a CDS encoding RNA polymerase sigma factor gives MAISDQELLEAVKTGNIKVVERYYLDVHGEFIHWSYKQFALDREQALDTFQEAFVIFYEKLCRGNMPDIKSSLKTYLFAIAKNLIYRRFQKTRIQQRNEQQIAYLTEEHFLPSFLEDEEQAQIKQIALEAAQTMKEPCRSILKWFYFDRLSLADIAQKLGYKNDNVMKNKKARCLQKLRKTVEKRLKNYSID, from the coding sequence ATGGCGATTAGTGACCAGGAACTATTGGAGGCAGTCAAAACAGGCAATATCAAAGTGGTGGAACGCTACTACTTGGATGTACATGGAGAATTTATTCATTGGAGTTATAAACAGTTTGCGTTAGATAGGGAACAAGCGCTGGACACATTTCAAGAGGCATTTGTGATTTTCTATGAAAAGCTATGCCGTGGCAACATGCCGGATATCAAGAGCTCATTGAAGACCTATTTGTTTGCGATTGCCAAGAATTTAATATACAGAAGGTTTCAAAAAACGAGAATTCAACAGCGCAACGAGCAACAAATTGCCTATTTGACCGAAGAACACTTTTTGCCTTCGTTTCTTGAAGACGAAGAGCAGGCGCAGATAAAGCAAATAGCGCTCGAAGCGGCTCAAACAATGAAAGAACCTTGCAGGAGTATTTTAAAATGGTTTTATTTCGATAGGCTTTCGCTGGCAGATATAGCCCAAAAGCTGGGATACAAAAACGACAATGTGATGAAAAACAAAAAGGCACGCTGTTTGCAAAAACTCAGAAAAACAGTGGAAAAACGCCTGAAAAACTATTCCATAGATTGA